The Pseudarthrobacter sp. BIM B-2242 region TTTGCTGGCTCTTCCACTTTTAGCGTGGCGGCAGGTGTTCAGCCGGCTTGTTGGGCTGCTGTATACAACACTAGCCGGAGCCTGTAATGGTCATGGTTCCGGTATCCGCGTGCCGCGCGCTTCAGATTCTTCGCACTGAGGTTCGCCGCCTCGCTGCGGGCGTTTGTGACCCGTGTCCGGCAGAACGTGAGCAGTTCCCTGCGCCACATCTTCAGTGTCAGAAACAGGGATTTTACCTCCACCATCCTGGTTGCTTTCACCGCGAGTTCGAGTTCGTCCCAGGCGCGGTGGAACGCATCGACGTGATGGTCCTCAGCAGTTGGCGGACGTGTTCTTTGATCCCCGAGACGACGCCGAGTTCGATGTCGGAGGCGATGATTTCCTGCATCCGTCCGCGCTGGGCGCCGGACACGTTTTCCTGGTTGCACGTCTGCAGCTTCCGGTACTTCCAGACCGGATCCGTGGCCCTGCCGCGCCGGCCATGCAGATCGTGGGCACGGCGCCGCCGGACCTCGGTGACCTTCTGGTTCGCCCGCGCCACCACATGCCAGTGATCGACGGTGGTCGCTGCCTTGGGCAGGGCCTTGCGGACGGCCCGGCGGAACTCGGCGGACATATCCATCGCCACCAGTTCCACCCTGTTCCGCCACCAGCGCGGCCGGGCCTCGATCCAGTCCCGCACCGCACGGCCGCAGCGGCCATCCACAACATCCAAGATGTCCCCGGTATCCAGGTCGGTGAACACGATCGACCAGGGCTCCACTCGCGTGATCTTGCCGGCGTCATCCGTCAGATATCTGACCTGCCGGAAGCGGTGTTCATCCACGCCCAGCCGGCGGACGAGTCTTCGGTCCACGCCCCCGTCCAGGACGGCCCTGTCAGCGGTGACTCGCATGACTGTAGTCCATGACACGCCGGCAGCTGTAGCGACCCGGGAGACGGCTGCAGCTTGGTGGACAGCCCGGTGACAATGCCAGTGTTAACGCCAGCCGAAGATAGGGCCAGGAACGCCAACTGAAAATAGGGCCATCGACCATTATGGAAGGTGATCAATTTGGATGATTGGGCGGAGATAGGCCACCTGTTTTCGACGGGTAAGCACTCGAAGCGGGAGATCGGCAGGATCGTGGGGGTTTCCCGCGGAACGGTGGATCGGGCGCTGGAGTCGGACCGGGCGCCGAAGTATCAGCGGGCATCCGGAGTCTCGACTTTCGACGCGTTTGCCCCCAGGGTGCGGGAGCTGTTGGTGAAGACGCCGACGAGGCCGGCTGCGACGCTGGCGGAGCGGGTGGGCTGGTCCGGTTCCCCGTCGTTGTTCCAGGCCAAGGTGGCCGCGATCCGGCCTGAGTACGCCGTGCCGGACCCGGCTGATCGTTTGGTCCATGAACCGGGCTTCCAGGTCCAATGTGATCTGTGGTTCCCGCACGAGCCGCTGCCCGTCGGCGAGGGCCAGTCGGACACGCCGCCGATGCTGGTGATGATGTCAGCGTACTCCGGTTTCATCCAGGCGCGGATGTTGCCGTCGCGGACGACGCCGGACCTTCTGGGCGGGATGTGGACTCTGCTGCGGGACGCGCAGGCCGTCCCGTCGCGGCTGTTGTGGGACAACGAGTCCGGCATCGGCAGGCGCAAACCGACAGAGCCGGTGGCCGCGTTCGCCGGCTCCCTGGGATTGGAGATCAAGCTACTTCCGCCGCGGGATCCGGAGTCCAAGGGCATGGTCGAGCGGATGAACAGGTTCTTCCGACAGCGCTTCATGCCGGGCCGGGATTTCCGCTCACCCGCGGATTTCAACGACCAGTTGGAGGACTGGCTGCCCAAGGCCAATCACCGGTACTCCCGGTCCCGTCACGGACGCCCGGACGAGCTGATCGTCCTGGACCGAGAGAGGATGCGGGAACTGCCGCGGGTGTCCCCGGAGGCGTTGTTCCTCAACGCGGTGCGCCTGCCCCGGGATTACTACGTGCGGGTGTTTTCCAACGACTATTCGGTGGACCCCTCGTTCATCGGCCGGATCGTTGATGTCGTCGCTGACCTGGACACCATCTGGGTCACCCATGACGGGGTCATCATCGCCACCCACGTCCGAGCATGGGCCCGGCACCTGGTGGTGACCGATCCCGCCCATGTGGCCCGTGCGGCAGTGATGCGCCGGGACTTCCGGACCCAGCGAGTGCACCGCCCCGAACCCGAGGAAGCAGTGGAAGTGAGGGATTTGGCCGCCTACGACGAGATCTTCGGCATCGACCTGAGCAATCAGCCGGACCTGGTTCTGGAGGTGGCGTCATGACCGGGACAGCATCACAAATCGAGTACTACGCCCGGGCCCTGCGCGCACCGCGGATCAGCGACGGGTTCCGGCGCCTCGGGTACCAGGCCAGGGACGCCGGCTGGTCCCATGAAGAGTACCTGGCCGCGGTCCTCTCCCGGGAAGTCGCCGAACGCGAAGCCTCCGGAGCGGCGACACGGATCAAGGCAGCGGGGTTCCCGGCCCACAAGGACCTGGAGGATTTCAACTTTGATCACCAGCCCTCCGCGGACCGAAACCTCATCGCGCATCTGGGCACCGGGGTGTTCCTCTCCGAGGCCAAAAACGTGGTCCTGCTCGGACCTTCAGGCACCGGCAAAACCCACCTCGCGGTCGGCATCGGTATCAAGGCCGCCAAGGCCGGGCACCGGGTTCTCTTCGACTCGGCCACCGGTTGGGTCGCCCGGCTCCAGGAGGCCCACTCCCGCGGGAAACTCACCCAGGAACTGGTCAAACTCCGCCGCTATGGATTACTCATAGTCGATGAAGTCGGCTATATCCCGTTCGATCAGGACGCCGCGAACCTGTTCTTCCAGCTCGTCTCCAGCCGCTACGAACACGCCTCCATGATCCTGACGTACAACCTCCCATTCGCCCGCTGGGGCGACGTCTTCGGAGACCTGACCATTGCCTCAGCCATGATCGACCGTATCGTCCACCACGCCGACGTCATCAGCCTCAAAGGCAACAGCTACCGGCTCAAGAAGCACCAACCCGACGCCAGTACGGCACAATAGAACAACAACCCCGTGGCCCCGTTTTCAATTGGCACTAATGGCCCTATTTTCGGTTGGCGTTAACAGCCAGCCATCAGCCTGCTGGTCAGCCGGGGCCGCCACGGAATTTCATCGGTGGTCTGTGACCGCCGCAGACACTCCGATTCCAGGCGCGCCACCCGCCGCTTCCGGGCATGGACCTCCTCCGGCGCCCCGGCCGCACTGGACGTCCCGGAGGTGATGGACTGGGCGGCCTAGACCCTGCAAGACAGGGCGCCGCAGGCCGGGCAGGCGCCTACCCGTTCGACGGGCTCGACCAGCATATTGCGGATGTCGCCGGAACGCTCGGCAGAGAGCACAACATGGCCCTCCAAATTAATCAGAATCGACGCGGCATCTCACGTCTGCGTGACCTCCAACGAGGCAACAACGCCTATGCTCGCAGGGCTAAGAGCCCCTTCGTTTGAAGACACCACGCTAAGAGTTGATGAGCCCTTTGGCTGGATTCGGCTTTGACTACTCGGACCAGGCGAGCGAGCCCGGCCAAGAGCACGCTTGGCAGCCATGCGACAAGATGCGGGCAGGATCTCCAAAAAGCCAGCGGGCAAAGCCCATTGGCGGCACCCGACAGGCGTTGGCTCTTAGTGAAGCACGCGGACAACGTGCGACGGGACTTTCGTAGACTCTTCTACAGCTGGGCCTCGATCATAGGGCGGAGCAGCCGGCTGAATTCCTTGTTTAGATGATTGGCATCGTAGTAAACCACCACGCCACCGATGGCACCGTAACAGCTATTTGAGTCACAGAAGTAGTCCGTCAAATCAACTAAAGTCAACGACTCACTCTCATATGTCCTGGCCGCAGATACCATTGGGTCTTCCGGAGCAGCGATCCGGCGGGCCACTGCACACTCCGCTGGATTATCCACATGGAGCTGTACGCAGTCGGCAGACCTAACATCAACGTTTAGGGGCGGGTCCGCCAGAACCACCACCCTGCTGCCACCAACTGTCCAAGTGTCCCAAACGGCTCGGAAGCCCTCAGCGTATTGCTCGGTCGGGGACCTTCCCGAGCCATCGTCGACCAACTCGTTGCGAGCGAAAGACGAGGTGAAGACGTATTCAGGCTGGTCTGCGGCGACAGTGGCGACCATGGCACGGCTCCAGGACCTGCACTCGTTAATGCTGGTCTCGTCCCCAGCTGATCCGTAACCCATGTAAGAAACAGCTGCTGGCGGGCAGCCGCCAAGGTAGCTGATCTTCAGAATCCACTTGTTGCTCTTTGCAAGATCCAGCATTGGAGCCTGCCATTGTTGGGCATGGGAGTCGCCCACCAGCCATACAGTCGTCGGATTTTCAGCGCCCTTAGAAAAGTCGCAAAATTTTGTTGTCTTCTTGTCACCGACGAGGAGAATGTCTTGATGATCTCCACATTCAGGTGGTGTCGAATAGTAGTTATTGGCATCGCTCATGGTTGAAACAAGAGGCTTACCGAATTTATCGTCACAGTCCTCAGGCCGATCCATCGCTCGAGGACCGTAACAAGGCGATGACCTTTGTTCAAAAGTGATTCGTTCAGCTTCGGCAGCACGGGCTTGCTGGGCCTGCCCAACGCCTGCCCCTGCTGCGGCGATGACAGCCATACTCACTAGCATCCAAGCGATCGTCTTAAGGGCGGGTCTGGACTTCGGCTTAAACTGTATGCCTTTGTCTTCGACCCATAGCTTCGTCCCCCAAGCTAACAACACAGAAACGATAAGCAACAAAACCTTGCTAGGAGTCTGCAGTTCAGCACCAAGCGCAAAAGGACCTAACACTATTAGCGGCCAGTGCCACAGATATAGCGAATACGAGATATTGCCAACAAATTGCACCGCCGGCAACGACGTGGCCCTGCTGAGCCACTGAGGTTCTCGTCTCATTCCGCCAGCGATAACCATCGCCGTACCAACGACGGGCACGAGGGCAGCAGTGCCCGGAAACGGAGTCTGAGGGTTGAAGGCAATTCCGCTGCCTGCTATAGCGATTAACCCAACGATAGAAGCAACGTTAGCGGTCAAACCGTTTAGTCGTATACGTGGAGCAATCAACGCCAACCCGGCACCGATGCCGAATTCCCAAAGCCGCACGGGTGTGTAGAAGTAAGCTTCGTGCCGACCGGCATTTGCGAGGTAAGAAGACAGAACCAGTGATCCGACGGTCATCGCCGCAATACCGTAAACCATTGCAGTACGCCGGTTGATTCCAATCCGCCCGGCCAACGCTGCAAACGCAACCAGAACGAGGGGCCAAGCGAGATAGAACTGTTCCTCCACGGATAATGACCAAAAGTGCTGGGCTACGGTGGCCGAATTTGTTGAGGCAGAATAGTCGACGGCGTTAGCGGCAAGCAGCCAGTTCTCTACGTAGAAGGCACTGGCAACGGTCTGCAGTGCGGTGTCGCCCCATCTTGAAAAGGGAAGAACGAACACCGCTGCGACCAAGGAGATAATCAGAACTAAGAGAGCAGCAGGAAGGAGCCGACGAATGCGTTTCGAGTAGAAAGCTGCAAAGTTGAGCTGTCCGGTTGAGAAAATCTCCTTGGACAGATGAGTCGTGATAAGAAACCCCGATATGACAAAGAAGACATCCACACCAACATAGCCGCCTGTTAGGCGGCCAGGCCAAAGGTGCCCGAGCACAACCAGCACGACCGCCAGGGCGCGAAGCGCCTGTATGTCCGCTCTAAAGCCATTCCGATTCTTATGCGGCGCCGATGTTCGGACCTCGGTCGGACGGATTTTCACCGAACCATCCTCGTGAAGAACTGCTCGACTGATTGACACGCTTACTCTTGCTCCTCGGGGTTCTGCACTCACTGGTTCGGGCCCGCGACAGACTATGCCACCAGTCACCGCGCTCCAAGCCAAATCCTGTTTAATGGCTGGAAGTACCATCATGTACGGGCCATATATCCCAAAGGCCCGACGGCCAATGATACCGGGAACCTAGGTACTAGGCATTTCCAGCTCCAAACGCTCGGCCCTCAGTTGGCGCCAATGATTCTGCTGTGGCGTCTTCAACCCCCGACGCCGGGTCCGGAATCAGGTAGTGAAACTAGAAGGTGTTAACCTTGGCCGATGACTGAAAACCTCTACCTCGTTGCTTCCGGAGGGAATCCTAACTACGGCGATGAACTGATCGTGGCCTCTTGGCTGCGATTTCTGGCCCGCGTCCGACCCGATGCCACTGTTTGGCTGGACTGCCCTCAGCCGGGTACCGCAAGCGCCCTGTTCGCTGGAATCCATCCCGGGTTCCACGCCACCAACACCCTCTGGCGTTCTTGCGCAGAAGCCCCCGACCAGTCTGCCCAGGCCGTATGGGAGCATGTGGACAATGCAGTAACCCGCGGCGGTACGCCAATGTATGACGTCGGGCTCATGGCGTTGGGGCAGGCGGATTCGATCCATCTTCTGGGCGGGGGCTACGTGAACGGGGTTTGGCCGGACCACGTGGGGCTGGTCGCGGGAATGGCCGCGGCGCAAAGGCTGAACGGATGCAGGCTCGCAGGTTCTGGGCTCGGCCTCATGCCGCTACCTGAGAACGCGGAACAATTAGCAAAGACTTTTGGGGACTTCTCGGACGTCACCGTCCGCGACGACGCCAGTGCAGAATTCCTTGGCTTAGAAACGGGACTGGACGATGTCTTCCTGGGCATTCTCCATGAGCTACGACGGAGCGCTGAGTCCCCCCTCGTTCAGTCCCGTGCCAAAGACGTGATGCTTTGCATCCAGAGCGATATGACCGACGCAGATACCTTCTCACGGCTCAGGGACAAACTGCGGGTAGTTGTCGAAAACTCTATGGCCGCAGGCCTCTCTGTCGGTTACGCGGAGGCAATCCCGGGCTCCGATCGGAGGATGTTTGACGCCCTTGGCGGGATCATCCCGGAAGAGAACTTCGTCCCGTTTACGCAGGTCTGGAACGATGGCTTGCCTGTCCGCCGGGGACAACAGTGGTACACCACCAGGTTTCATCCGCACATGGTTGCTGCGGCCGCGGGGGCGAAGGGCGTGGCCATCGGCATCCTCGACGACTACTACGACATCAAGCATCGCTCGCTACTGGATCTGGGTTCCGGCTGGACCTACGCGTCCGCAAGCAGCCACAACGAACTTCCTGAACCCACCGGCTCCCCGGAATTCGAAGCTACCGCGGCCCGGTTGGCGAGCAGGAAGAGAACGGAAGCCCTGGCATTGTATCCGGTCCGCTGAGAGGCTGGCATGAGAAGGGGGAGGCCATGGCCTCCCCCTTCTGTCTACGGTGAAAAAATTCTTATCGAACAGTACGGGCCATCTTCGGTTTTGGATCGAACTTGATGCCTGCAAGGATGCGTTTTGCAACCCTGAGCTGCAGGCGGCGCCCTACCCCGCCCCTAATCATCCATGCAAAGGTTGTGATCACGAACCTCATCCAAGCCAGCTTGTCATCGTGGTGCCACCGGTACGACGATTCGTTGCGCGCACCATAGAAAAACTTCCAGGCGTTCCCTGGATTCAGGTCGCCGAAGTTAACGCCGCGGTTCGTTGGCATGTCGTGAGTGACAAGGCTGTCCAGAATCTGAACACCAGGTCCATCAGCACTAATGCGAAGCGTGTATTCCATATCGTCGAACCAGATGAAGTAATCCACCAACGGCAGTCCGAATTTTGCGATGGACCGGCGAGGAATCAGTACCGACACGAACGAGCAGTTGGTGATCAGGACAGCCTGCTGGCCTTTAGCGATTAGCCGTCCCCAGTCCCACGTGGCGCCAGCGTTGTTCATTTCGCAGATTGAGCCGTCGGTGTAGCGGACCAGGGAGCAGCTGTACGGCACGTTGCGCCCCAGTTCCTGCTCGGCTTCAGCATGGCCACTCAGAAGCCTTTCAAGAGCCGTTTCATCCGTGTAGCAATCGTCGTCCATGATCCACACCCAGTCGGCGCCGCGCTCGTAAGCGCGTTCCATGCCCGCCGAAAAACCGCCTGCTCCGCCGGTGTTGGAATCCAAACGAACGATCTCCACCCGGGGATCGTCGTCGTACACGGACAACAGCTGTGGGGTTGAATCCGTGCTCGCGTTGTCGATCACGATAAGGCGGTCCACGGGCCGCGTCTGGGCCAGAATAGAGTCGAGCACCCTTCCGAGCTTGTCAACCCGGTTATATGTGACTACTACGGCTGCGACCTGCTCGGTCATGCTTTCCATCCTTCGTAAAGTTCTGTGGTCCAGGTCCGTGCGTCGGGAAGTTCCTTCAGCGCAGCAATCTTCTGCCTTTGTTCTTCTACGATCTGCTCGCGTAGCTCGTCTGACGCCATGATCGCCTTCGTGCGCTCCACGGCTTCCTTGATAAACGCCAGCGGTTGCCTCGGCACCAGCGCCCGGGCGGAAACCAAAGAAGCTTGGGAACCGACATCGGTAGAGAGGACGGCGACGTCGTGGGCTGTCGCCTCGAACGTCGTCAGGGTGAGTCCCTCATTATCTGAGGAAATAACGAGAAGGTCCGATTCAGCAAGCGTTTCGTCTACGGAATGCGGTGGCTGGCGCAGTTCAAGGTGATCCGTCAGCCCATATTTCGCGACAAGTTGCGCGGTCTCCTTTTCCAAAGTGCCGGAGCCGTGGAGGATGAACCGGATGTCCTGGTCCGTGGAGCGCTTCAGCTGCGCTGCGTAGCGCAGAAACAGATACGGGCGCTTCTGCTGGCTGAGACGCCCGACGAAGGACACCGTGAAGGGGCGTCCCGGTTCCTTCTCAACTTTCGCGGCGGCAGAGATTTCGTTCAGCCCGTAGAGCGGAGCGAGTGAAACCTTTGCCTTCGGAACATCGCGCTGCAGGACCATATAATCCCTCAGCTGCGGCGAGATGACGTGGTGCATGTCTATTGCATTCGACAGCTTGACCGCTACTTCAACAAATCCGCCGGTCCGCCACTCGATGATATGTAACGAGTCGACCGTCCTGATCCGAGGATCCATGGCCTTGAACCATGGAAGGCGGTGATACAACCAGCCATTGTGGTGGACATGAATGCCTTGAACGGAGAAGTGCGTCAGCAGTGCCAGCAACAGAGCGGACTCTTCTTCGGCGGAAATAGGCAGATTTACCGGCAGGACAAGCGCCCCATCCAGTTCAGGCCGAACGATCCACGGGTGGGCTGACTCGCGGTCAGTTAGAACGATGGGCAGAAAGCCGGCTTCGCGGGCCAACGCGATGGTTTCGATGGCCCATCGCTCTGCACCACCCATCTCAAGCCAGTGCAGCCCAAAGATGATCGCCGGCACCCCTTGCTGAGACGGGCCGAGAGACGGCGTCGTCGATTCCAGAGGAGCCATACGGTGCGGACGGCGGAAAGGGGTAACGCGCTTTTCGTAGTAGTCAGTAAGTCCTTGGCGCAGCGCGTCGAATGCGATCGGTGCACCAAATCGGGCAACCCGCAATACTTTGGCTTTCCGGCCAGGGCGGTCGTAAAAGTTTGTTCCGCCCTCTGAGCTTTCTCCACCCAAGTCCAGGACCAAGGGAATGATCTGCGAATCGGCTGACACCGGTGCTGGGAGTGTGCTTTTGACGCCCACTGCGCAAACGACGGTACGGTTAGGCTCCCACTCGTGCTGGTGGCACGCGTATCCGGTCAGGCGAGGAAACTCGCCGTCCGGTGCGCGGAGGACAATGACCTTGAACTCACGGCCAGGCTGTATCAGCGAGTGATAGTTCAACCCGCCAACGAGGAGTCCGAGCTCCCTGTCCGAGAGCCGGCCTTCGCCACCGGCGAGGCCGGAGCCGCCGTCGTCGATTGTTTCAAAGAGCTTATGGGCATTGTTCATCAGGATCCCCCGTCGCAAATCACGTTCATGTGCTTCTCCATTAGCCTTCTCGCAAGAGGCGGACCGCATCTTCGATGGGGCCATCGGCAATCTTGATGCCCTTTTGGAGCACCACGCCACGGTCACAGACCTTGCTAACCATGTCCAGATCGTGGCTGACGACTACCAACGTGGTTCCCGTCTCCCGGAGCTCCTGGATCCGTGCCAGGCACTTCTTCTGGAAAGGCTCATCACCAACCGAGAGGATCTCATCGATCAGGAAGACGTCAGGCTTGGTGTGAACCGCGACAGAGAAGGCCAGGCGCAGAAACATTCCGGAAGAGTAGAACTTCACTTCGGTGTCGATGAACTTTCCGATTTCGGAGAACTCAACGATCTCATCGAACCTGTCGGCCGTTTCCTGCTCTGTCATCCCCAGGATCACACCATTGAGGTAGACGTTTTCCCTGCCTGTCAGATCCGGGTGGAAACCCGCTCCGACCTCGATGAGGCCCGCAACTTTTCCGCGGGTACGGATACTGCCCGTGTCAGAACTCATCACGCCGGAAATGAGCTTCAGCAGCGTTGATTTGCCCGAGCCGTTGAACCCCAGCAAAGCAACGGATTCCCCGGAGTCCACCTTGACGTCGACTCCGTCGAGCGCCATAAAGGTTGACGACAGATCACCCCGGCGGCCCTTAAACAGCCATACAACCGTTTCCTTCAGGGACCGCGTGTGGCGGAGGTTGAACCGTTTTGAAACATTCTCAACGACAATAGCTTCCGGCATTACAGCTCCTGCGCAAATCTGCCCTCAAGGCGTCGGAATACGGACTGCCCCAAGGCCAGGATCAACAAGGAAATAACCAGGCCCACCGGCAGCCAGATGGAAAGAAGGTTGTCCGGCAAGCGGGCACCCTCCGGCGCCATCCTGACGGCTGCCGTCGGTGACCAGAAAGCGGCGTGAAAGAGTTCCACCGCAATGGTCATCGGATTCAGCTGGTAAAAGAAGTAGAACGTTTCCCCAAGCGTGTCCCGGACCAAGTACCAGGCGTAGAGAACCGGGGAGAGCCATGTAGCCATCATCAGCATGAGGTCAACGATGTTCTCTGAGTCGCGGAACATCACATTTGCGGCTGCAAACAGCAGTCCGAGGCCAAGCGACAGAATGGTGACCATAACAAATGCCCCTACCGCGCCAATCAGCTGATTCACGCTGGGCGTCCAGCCGAAGAAGAAGCACGCGGCCAGCAAAATCAGGAACTGAGGCAGGAAATGCACTATGGCGACCCAGACCGATGCAACCGGAAACAATTCGCGGGGAAGGTAGATCTTCTTCACCAAGGCGCCATTGGCAACAACGGAACGTGTCGCCTGCCCGAACGCTTCGGAGAAGAAATTCACCAGGATAATCCCGGAGAACATGTAAATGACGAAGTTCGGCTGCTTGTTGAGCCCCAGGAAGACTCCCAGTGCGAAATAGAAGACCACGAACTGCACAGCCGGCCGCACGTAGGACCAGAGCAGGCCAAGAAAGGAACTTCGGTACCTGACCTTGAGTTCTTTTCGGACGATAAGGCGAAGCAAACCGCGACGGCGAATGACGTCAAGGAGCCCGCCGCCGTTGTCGGGGGCGGCAAGTAGCTCACCACTCATACGTCCACGCCTCCGCTTTCGATCTTGGCGCCACCCTCGAAATGCGGGCGGATTTGGTTGTCGAACATCGTCAATGCCGAGCCGATAGCCATATGCATGTCGAGGTACTTGTAGGTACCGAGGCGCCCACCAAACAGAACGTCCTTCTCCGCCGCCGCAAGATCACGGTACTTGAGCAGCCGTTCCCGGTCTGCAGAGGTATTGATGGGGTAATACGGTTCGTCGCCCTTTTCAGCCGCGCGGGAAAATTCGCGCATAATGACGGTCTTTTCTGTCTGGTATTCACGTTCTGGGTGGAAGTGGCGCGGTTCGATGATGCGCGTGTAGGCCACGTCGGCGTCGTTGTAATTGACCACGGACGTCCCCTGAAAGTCGCCGACGTCGAGAACTTCTTCTTCGAAGTCGATGGTCCGCCAAGAAAGGTCGCCTTCGGCAAAGTCGAAGTAACGGTCAACGGGGCCGGTATAAATCACCGGGATACTGCCGACAACTTTGTTCTTGCTGTACTCGTGCGACTCGTCGAAGAAGTCGGTGTTCAGGCGAACTTCGATGTTCGGGTGTTCCGCCATTTTTTCGATCCAGGCCGTGTAGCCGTTCGTCGGCAGGCCCTCGTACTTGTCGTTGAAGTAGCGGTTGTCGTAGTTGTACCGCACCGGGAGGCGGGAGATGATGCCTGCGGGCAAGTCCTTGGGATCGGTCTGCCACTGCTTGCCGGTGTAGTGCTTGATGAACGCCTCGTACAGCGGCCGGCCGATCAGCTGGATGCCCTTGTCGTTCAGGTTCTGCGGATCGGTACCGGCGAGTTCGCCCGCCTGCTCCTGGATCAACGCTTGTGCCTGGCCCGGCGTCAGATTTGCACGGAAAAACTGGTTGATAGTCGCCAAGTTGATGGGAAGCGAGTAGACCTCGCCCTTGTGCACGCCGTAGACCTTGTGGACGTAGTTGGTGAAGCTGGTAAAGCGGTTCACATACTCCCAGACACGCTCGTTGGAAGTGTGAAACAGGTGTGCTCCGTAGCGGTGCACTTCGATGCCCGTCTGCTCTTCCTTTTCGCTATACGCGTTGCCACCAATGTGGTGCCGGCGGTCGAGGACAACCACCTTCAAGCCGAGTTCGGTAGCGGCCTGTTCTGCGATTGTCAGGCCGAAAAAGCCAGACCCTACGATGACGAGGTCAGCGGTCACAAAATCTCCTGGTTCGAATGCGGGCAGCCCAATGGTGCGCATTGTCTGCGGAACCAGCGTACCCGAGACACCCTTGTGACCTACTAATCCGCCAGCACCTCCCTTATCCACATACGTCAGCCATCCCACGACATCTGCCCGTGCCCCGTCTAGCTTTGAAACAAGCTAAACGTAAGGACTTTCGCATCATGCTGCTGCACTGCACGCTCGTTCGGAGCCTGTGCGCGGCCCTTCAGGAACCGCTCGTGGAGCTGACCATCGATGGTCCTGCGGGGGCCTCCGGCGCCGACCTGCAGGAGTCGCTGGCCGCCAGGTTCGGGACCGGTAAGGTGTCGATTGATGGGCACGAGGTGAGATCACTCACGCTTGGGGAACCTCCGCTGGTCAACGGTGCCGTTCTCGTCGATACTCCGGTGGTGGCCCGCAGATCCAGGCAGCGAACCCCTGAACTGCCGGCCTCGCTGGGCCTCGCAGTCCATAGCGGTGCCGGCGCGGGCCTGGTTGTTCCGCTTCGGCGGGGAAGTTACACCATTGGCCGCAGCAATGCCGACATCGTCATCCGCGACGCCGACCTGTCGCGGGCCCACGCACTCCTGGTGGTCGCGGAGACGGCCATCACGATAGAGGACCTGGACAGTGCCAACGGCACAGAAGTGGACGGCGTGCGCCAGAGGAACGCTGTCATCACAACGAGTTCCACCATCCGATGCGGCAACTCAACGATGTCGCTCGTGTTTCTGGAACCCGGAAACCACCTGGACGACG contains the following coding sequences:
- the istA gene encoding IS21 family transposase encodes the protein MINLDDWAEIGHLFSTGKHSKREIGRIVGVSRGTVDRALESDRAPKYQRASGVSTFDAFAPRVRELLVKTPTRPAATLAERVGWSGSPSLFQAKVAAIRPEYAVPDPADRLVHEPGFQVQCDLWFPHEPLPVGEGQSDTPPMLVMMSAYSGFIQARMLPSRTTPDLLGGMWTLLRDAQAVPSRLLWDNESGIGRRKPTEPVAAFAGSLGLEIKLLPPRDPESKGMVERMNRFFRQRFMPGRDFRSPADFNDQLEDWLPKANHRYSRSRHGRPDELIVLDRERMRELPRVSPEALFLNAVRLPRDYYVRVFSNDYSVDPSFIGRIVDVVADLDTIWVTHDGVIIATHVRAWARHLVVTDPAHVARAAVMRRDFRTQRVHRPEPEEAVEVRDLAAYDEIFGIDLSNQPDLVLEVAS
- the istB gene encoding IS21-like element helper ATPase IstB, translating into MTGTASQIEYYARALRAPRISDGFRRLGYQARDAGWSHEEYLAAVLSREVAEREASGAATRIKAAGFPAHKDLEDFNFDHQPSADRNLIAHLGTGVFLSEAKNVVLLGPSGTGKTHLAVGIGIKAAKAGHRVLFDSATGWVARLQEAHSRGKLTQELVKLRRYGLLIVDEVGYIPFDQDAANLFFQLVSSRYEHASMILTYNLPFARWGDVFGDLTIASAMIDRIVHHADVISLKGNSYRLKKHQPDASTAQ
- a CDS encoding acyltransferase family protein; protein product: MKIRPTEVRTSAPHKNRNGFRADIQALRALAVVLVVLGHLWPGRLTGGYVGVDVFFVISGFLITTHLSKEIFSTGQLNFAAFYSKRIRRLLPAALLVLIISLVAAVFVLPFSRWGDTALQTVASAFYVENWLLAANAVDYSASTNSATVAQHFWSLSVEEQFYLAWPLVLVAFAALAGRIGINRRTAMVYGIAAMTVGSLVLSSYLANAGRHEAYFYTPVRLWEFGIGAGLALIAPRIRLNGLTANVASIVGLIAIAGSGIAFNPQTPFPGTAALVPVVGTAMVIAGGMRREPQWLSRATSLPAVQFVGNISYSLYLWHWPLIVLGPFALGAELQTPSKVLLLIVSVLLAWGTKLWVEDKGIQFKPKSRPALKTIAWMLVSMAVIAAAGAGVGQAQQARAAEAERITFEQRSSPCYGPRAMDRPEDCDDKFGKPLVSTMSDANNYYSTPPECGDHQDILLVGDKKTTKFCDFSKGAENPTTVWLVGDSHAQQWQAPMLDLAKSNKWILKISYLGGCPPAAVSYMGYGSAGDETSINECRSWSRAMVATVAADQPEYVFTSSFARNELVDDGSGRSPTEQYAEGFRAVWDTWTVGGSRVVVLADPPLNVDVRSADCVQLHVDNPAECAVARRIAAPEDPMVSAARTYESESLTLVDLTDYFCDSNSCYGAIGGVVVYYDANHLNKEFSRLLRPMIEAQL
- a CDS encoding glycosyltransferase family 2 protein, coding for MTEQVAAVVVTYNRVDKLGRVLDSILAQTRPVDRLIVIDNASTDSTPQLLSVYDDDPRVEIVRLDSNTGGAGGFSAGMERAYERGADWVWIMDDDCYTDETALERLLSGHAEAEQELGRNVPYSCSLVRYTDGSICEMNNAGATWDWGRLIAKGQQAVLITNCSFVSVLIPRRSIAKFGLPLVDYFIWFDDMEYTLRISADGPGVQILDSLVTHDMPTNRGVNFGDLNPGNAWKFFYGARNESSYRWHHDDKLAWMRFVITTFAWMIRGGVGRRLQLRVAKRILAGIKFDPKPKMARTVR
- a CDS encoding polysaccharide pyruvyl transferase family protein: MTENLYLVASGGNPNYGDELIVASWLRFLARVRPDATVWLDCPQPGTASALFAGIHPGFHATNTLWRSCAEAPDQSAQAVWEHVDNAVTRGGTPMYDVGLMALGQADSIHLLGGGYVNGVWPDHVGLVAGMAAAQRLNGCRLAGSGLGLMPLPENAEQLAKTFGDFSDVTVRDDASAEFLGLETGLDDVFLGILHELRRSAESPLVQSRAKDVMLCIQSDMTDADTFSRLRDKLRVVVENSMAAGLSVGYAEAIPGSDRRMFDALGGIIPEENFVPFTQVWNDGLPVRRGQQWYTTRFHPHMVAAAAGAKGVAIGILDDYYDIKHRSLLDLGSGWTYASASSHNELPEPTGSPEFEATAARLASRKRTEALALYPVR